The genomic segment CACCGATCTCGAGCAGGTGCGGGCGGACGTCCTCCAGTATCTCGTCGACCTCGGCCTGCGGCAGGTCCGCGAGCGCGGTCCGGACCCTGGCCAGGTAGTCCCGCACGACGGCGGGAGTCTGGGTGCTCATGCTGCCTCTCCCAACAGGCTGTCCATCGTCTTGGCGAAGGTGGTCCAGGTCTTCCCGGACTCCGCCAGCCGCTGGCGTCCCGACTCGTTCAAGCTGTAGTACTTGCGGTGGGGTCCTTCTTCACTCGGTACGACGTACGACGTCAGCAACCCCGCCTTGTACAGCCGCCGCAGCGTGCCGTACACCGACGCGTCGCCGACCTCCTCCAGCCCGGCCTGTCTCAACCGGCGGAGGACGTCGTAGCCGTAACCGTCGTGCCCGCGGAGCACCGCGAGCACCGCGAGATCGAGCACCCCTTTGAGTAACTGACTGATCTCCACCGGTTCCCTCCAGTCCTGCGCCGCGAACACTAGCACGCATTGCGCAGTAGTGTGCACAAGAGGGCGCCATTCGGCGGTAGGTTTTTGCTCAGGCCCTGGTCAACCGCGGTTTGGGCTGGCAACGCGGGCAGGAGAACGACGACCGGTTCATGAACGGGTCGCGCCGGATCGGCGTGCCGCAGCGGCGGCAGGCCCGGCCTTCCTGCCCGTAGGCGTCCAGCGACCGGTCGAAGTAGCCGGACTGGCCGTTGACGTTGACGTACAACGCGTCGAACGAGGTGCCACCGGCCAGCAGCGCCTCGTTCATCACGTCGGTGGCGGCCTGGAGCAGGGCCGCGCCCTGCTTGGTGGTGAGCTTGTCGGCCGGTCGCGCCCAGTGCAGGCGCGCCCGCCACAGCGCCTCGTCGGCGTAGATGTTGCCGACCCCGGAGACCAGGGTCTGGTCCAGCAGCGCGCGTTTGACCTCGGTGCGGCGGGACCGCAGCGCCTTCACCCCGAGGACCGGGTCGAACGCCGGGTCCATCGGGTCACGGGCGATGTGCGCGATCGTGCTCGGCAGCAGCGTGCCGTCGGCGTCCACGAGTTCGGCGAGCGCCAGCCCGCCGAACGTGCGCTGGTCGACGAACCGCAGTTCGGGTCCGTCGTCGTCGAAGCGCACCCGGACGCGCAGGTGCTTCTCGTCCGGCGCGCCGTCGGGCTGCACCAGCATCTGCCCGCTCATGCCCAGGTGGGCGAGCACGGCGTCCTGGCCCGACAGCTCGAGCCACAGGTACTTGCCGCGGCGGCGGGCGGCGACCACCCGCTCCCCCGCGAGCCTGCCGGAGAAGTCCGCCGCGCCGGCCACGTGCCGCCGGATCGCGCGCGGGTGCAGGACGGTGACCTCGGCGATGGTGCGTCCGGAGACGTGCTTCTCGAGCCCGGCCCGGACGACCTCGACCTCAGGGAGTTCCGGCATCGCCCTGCTGGTTGAGTTCTTCGTTGAGGGTGCGCCAAGCCGCCTCGGCGGCCTTCTGCTCGGCTTCCTTCTTCGTGCTGCCGACCCCGTGCCCCAGGGTGCGCCCGGCGATGATCACCTTGGCGCTGAACTCCTTGCGGTGGTCCGGACCGGTGTCCTCGACCTGGTACTCGGGCACGCCGAGCCCGGCCGACGCGGTCTGCTCCTGCAGGCTGGTCTTCCAGTCCAGGCCGGCCCCGCGCAGCGGGACCTCGGCCAGCAGGCTGTCGAAGAGGTGGTGCACCAGCTTGCGCGCGGTTTCGATGCCGTGCGCCAGGTAGGTGGCTCCGATGACGGCTTCGAGGCCGTCGGCGAGGATGCTCGCCTTGTCCCGTCCGCCGGTCAGCTCCTCGCCCTTGCCGAGCAGCAGGTGCGCACCGAGCCCGCCTTCACCGAGCCCGCGGGCGACCCCGGCCAGCGCGTGCATGTTGACCACGCTCGCGCGCAGCTTCGCCAGCTGGCCTTCGGGCAGGTCCGGGTGCTCGTTGTACAGGTGGTCGGTGACGACCAGGCCGAGCACCGCGTCCCCGAGGAACTCCAGCCGCTCGTTCGGCAGCAAGCCGCCGTTCTCGTACGCGTAGGAGCGGTGG from the Amycolatopsis magusensis genome contains:
- a CDS encoding PadR family transcriptional regulator, with amino-acid sequence MEISQLLKGVLDLAVLAVLRGHDGYGYDVLRRLRQAGLEEVGDASVYGTLRRLYKAGLLTSYVVPSEEGPHRKYYSLNESGRQRLAESGKTWTTFAKTMDSLLGEAA
- the mutM gene encoding bifunctional DNA-formamidopyrimidine glycosylase/DNA-(apurinic or apyrimidinic site) lyase, producing MPELPEVEVVRAGLEKHVSGRTIAEVTVLHPRAIRRHVAGAADFSGRLAGERVVAARRRGKYLWLELSGQDAVLAHLGMSGQMLVQPDGAPDEKHLRVRVRFDDDGPELRFVDQRTFGGLALAELVDADGTLLPSTIAHIARDPMDPAFDPVLGVKALRSRRTEVKRALLDQTLVSGVGNIYADEALWRARLHWARPADKLTTKQGAALLQAATDVMNEALLAGGTSFDALYVNVNGQSGYFDRSLDAYGQEGRACRRCGTPIRRDPFMNRSSFSCPRCQPKPRLTRA
- the rnc gene encoding ribonuclease III yields the protein MGGKSPTGQASDPTPLLEALGVTLDAELLRLSLTHRSYAYENGGLLPNERLEFLGDAVLGLVVTDHLYNEHPDLPEGQLAKLRASVVNMHALAGVARGLGEGGLGAHLLLGKGEELTGGRDKASILADGLEAVIGATYLAHGIETARKLVHHLFDSLLAEVPLRGAGLDWKTSLQEQTASAGLGVPEYQVEDTGPDHRKEFSAKVIIAGRTLGHGVGSTKKEAEQKAAEAAWRTLNEELNQQGDAGTP